The Plasmodium berghei ANKA genome assembly, chromosome: 12 region ttttttttataattcttttttttttattattaatgcGCAATATTTCGGTAGCTAGTTTTGAATATTTGTCCAAACATTCATTCTTCATATTCtgtattaatataaacataaatttttgCAATTGAATTCTTATAGTTTTATCATATGGATACATAGATATATaacttaataaaaataaatttattttattattatttggtaaattgtatattatatatttttttaagtttattaatatattatcattatatttatctcGACACATTTTGAACCAAAAACTTATAAAtcgtaaaataaaacaaaaatacaAAGTATTCACATACAAGCTTTCGCAACATATTTCAACTGAGTTATCATTAAAAAAGTAAGATATAtctctatttttttttttttttattttattattttcccttttcgaaaatatgtttattgGGCTCATTAGTTTCTTTTCATTATCCTCttcttcattatatttacttccttttatttcactacatttatttgaaatatttattcttttatCAATGTCACTAACCCTTTTTATACTACTTCTAACTTTTTTgccaatatatttattattcttattttgtggaatatacaaatatatacttgATTTACTAGAAGAAGAGTCACATGAATACCATCCACCAATTTCATCATCTATATAGTCACGCATCCATTGTCTGTGTTTATGTATATcgacatttttatttctttcaaTATTTCGATTATTAGAACAATTAtattgtaatatatataaattattattcttcctattataatttttatcagtttttttttcacaatttatttcaatCTCTTTATATAGTGAATTACTACTATTTGGAAGCCCCCATTTATCATTCACTTTTATAGGATACAAATTActatctttatttattttatatttttttaatatatctcgattattttcatcattccAATTTTCTTCTCGATcgtcataaaaatatttccatttatGCATTAGTGCACTAACTTTATGCTTATTCTCATTTTGCTTAGTCCCTAATTTAAGaccaaaataaatgtatttttttcttaacgagtcattcaaaatatatttatttttaaattgtttattatatatatcattataatctatatttaatgaatcataaaaaaatttttttttttttttttgtttccttttttctgctgataaaaatttgtacatttcttttttgttcgttctataatttataatgtCTTCATTTTCTCTTTCTTCGGAATTTTCTgtattccttttttttctgaattTTCCTTGTCTTAACTTCAATGGGTacattttagaaaaatgaaatagtTGAGTATATTTAGGAATAATTATTGAATAAGTAGATTCCTTTCCTTGTATACACATAGAAAATGGTAATGATGGAAAATCgattaagaaaaaaaataattctttaCACAATTTTGTACATTTTTCaggtaaaaaataatgatacaATAATCTTCCTAAAGGCAATGCCTTTTTCGATAAATGATTATCtctaaataatatatgacTAATAATTGGAATTTGACTTTTtactaataaatatgattttttttttttttttcctctaattatattatttaaattgttataacacatttttttattttttatctctttagcttctattttatttaatttatttttctcaaATTGTACCCacttattatatattccaTCCTTATCACTCAAACAACTATCATTAGTATTGGTATAATTGTCTctatttatttccattCCATCACTgcttaaaaaatgatgaagtGATTCTAAAGAATGTGATGATGTAATTAATGAAGAAGAACATGAACTTGCTTTATCAGAAACATCatcaaatattatttcacTTTCAGTATTGAATCCTTGTAGATGTGatgtttcattttttttaattttaattttatttaaaagttGAATGCtcgatatatttatacctAACCTAGTATATACATGTTCAAATGGGATATTTGATATTTGAGAATATTGAGAATCATATAAGTATCTTAAAAAATtcccatttttataattatatatatacacataatTATTCACTAaactaatatataatagtgaagaataattatttatatatacattatttattaatttaaaattaatttcattttttttttctaatttctTAAAACAACAATGAAAACATACATGagtcataatttttaattttctttcCATTTCATACCGTTTTTCCCATGTTTTCTttcttaaatttataatatatttttttgcttttaataatgacatattataaatatatgaattattattttttatttgataattttttaatgcatttttaaagtttaaaatgtttattagcttatatttattttctggATTTATCCAACTTGGCCTTTTAAAACCACTATtaacataatttatttgagcattactttttcttttttttttattcttataatttatttgattattACTTGTTCTTCTAAAATATACTCTATCTGCCttattacaaatatttaacTCAAAACTTTTGCTTCGCTTTCTTTTCAtcagtttttttttcaatctttctttttcttttttcaaaaatgaTACACTATCCATATTATCTTctgatgataaaataacGTTACATTCATCATtcttacaaaaaaaattattatgatcattattataatcgATTTTACTCAAATTTATTAAGATCATATAATTGCTTGCATCACATGTTAATACAAAAGAtgtttcttctttttcgggtaatatatttacattatttttttttaaaaaattgtctGTAATAACTTTGTATATACTAcatatataagaaaaatgacaattttttataaactttACTAGactaaaattaaaaacattccatattaatatatctCCACTATTTGTTCCAccaattatataattattttcgaCATGCAATGCtgttataaattttttttttttatataaaatatctggaatatataaatcatatattatttttttattttccacatatttataacaatttattaatacaCACACAACTCGACTTTCTCTATAACTAATTATcacatataaatttagattattttcacaaaatgcatatgtaattatttctttattcttattttcattatattcaacattttcttttcgattataaatatcattattattgatTTCTTCAATATCtcttttttctatatttatattataatctTTTGCTGTTTCTATTTGCCTTTTTATTacatcatatttatatcctctttcattattttctaaaacattatttttttgtttattaccTAATAGCCATATACTATCTATTTTATTCGTCTTATACCAAATgccaaataaatattcataaacTATAATTCTGTTTAGTTTTGATTTgtttacaaataaaaaaaatacatcaTCTCGCCATATAGATGATTTGTTTTTActtttcacatttttacgataattactattattttttaattttgaaatatttgtatCTTCATTATAGCTATTGCTATTTTCCAATTTTGTTGATTCTATTGAACAtgtgtttttttcaatttcacATAAATTCGAGTTTTCATttaaactatttttatttatattgctGTAACTATAACTCGATGTATGCGCATTATAAATTCTGCTATACTTATTACTCGTcttttcttcattattattataatcattATTTAGATGCGCAGTGTTTGTATGCTCATTATTGTTGTTCTGTCTTATCTGACTGAACATACAACTACTATTGgagaaattattttcataggTATCTGCATCTTTTTTAGATGtcctatatttatttctgtAAAAAAGAATTGGACCCGGGCTCTTAAATGAACCCAACAAGTTTTTCTCAACcttcattaaaaaaaatgattttataTTCGATTGAAAAGACAAAAACATGCTTGAAAATTTTAGAGGTAAAGTATAGCAATAAAAATTCCCTTCAGTTGTCCAGGCGATAATACACCCACAAATATTCTTAGACATATTCTGCATAACATTAAACGACCTTATTTTTGAGCTATTACTTTGGGGCGCACCTAcacaaaacaaataaagCAAGTAAAACGAGTGAAGCGGAAGAAGCGATGAAAAGAAAGCAAAACGAGTGCAAAAAAAAGGTGAGCATAAATCTAAATGtgtgaaataataatggaaaaGCTACCTGAAGAAAATCGCCAGATTGGCTTACGCAAAACTTGCATTCCAACCCAGTGACCATTTTGAGTGCGTCTTTTGCACGATTGATCAAAATCAGGACAAAATAAATCCATAAGTGGAACAAAAGGGGaatttgcattttttctttcataaataattaatctGTTTTTCTGTAAAATTATGATGTAGTTATCTATAATACCTATTTGACTTGAATTACAATTACCAGATATTTCTAAATCTGATTTTGATGATGGAAGgtttgaaataaaaattggaTTAACATGATATACTCcatcaattttttcataaatatctGTATTCTTTAAATGCTTATCTTGagattttaaatttatatcatttggtatatttattttattttttattaattcatcatatatacaattttctGCAATATCTtcaattatttcattatacaTTTCAATTTCAGTTTTATCAGTTCTTATAACAAATcttgttttgtttttataaaaatttaataaatctgTTAAATCCCAACATATTATATCTCCATTATTTAACCATGCTGATATTAATATTggacaataaaataaatcatttaaatttttatatgtttctttttctcttaattttatatattcttcatCTAATTCCTCCTcttgtatattattattgttattatcgTTACCTTCTACATTCCcacaatttaaattatttcgttctcttttttcataaatgttaaaaaattttctttttaacaATTTCATACATTGTATTAAAGATCTTTGattctctttttttaaatatggtACTAAACCAGCAGAAATacaacatatttttaaattcgaatttttattattatttttaggtttttttttagcaGAATATAgcttataatttaaaaattgggagttataataataattatgtttACTATATCTATCCcgttcatttttattattaactAATGATGGAGAAGCATATTTTACAGatttttcttcatataCCCCATTAATTACTTCGCTATAtctttcattattttctttacaATTATTccttaaaaaattattcgATTCTAAACTATCAGAAGAAGATGAAAACATTTTACAATTTACATCACTATTAGCAATATCATAATGTGTGTCATTACTATCTTCTACATCACTCAGTTCATTACTTTTACTAGCCTCTTCATTACATTCCTTATTTTCTATGGATAAACGAGCTACTATTTCCTTATCTTTATTTGCCCATAAATCTATAACTAATAAATCTTTATACCCAGACAACAATATAAATCTTCGATCTTGTAATACtttcatattataaatataaaaattataattttttaaaattttaaaacagCGTCCTTCATCTAGTGACCATAAAGCAATTGTATTATCAACATATAACgaaattaatatttctttagATATACATTGAATAAGATATGAACATGATAAACCAAAGCATAATTGTGTTACACTATTATTACatccattatttttattatttaataatatattatatggtATTAGTTTTATTCGattatttattcttttgttttcttctttataatatgtatatgatttatcattttcatcattttcaatACGTTTATTGAAATTGTTAAAACTATTACTATTACTACTTTTCTTAATCTCTTCACAATTTGAATcactatttattttttgattttcatttatttcatttttttttatcctaaattctttatattCCTTTTCTCTTTTTACCCCATCCCTTTCCATATTATAATCacatttatttgaattcattttttcaaaactATTTGATGATATCTTATTTACACTTTCATTACTTGCTATATCAACCCCATtgttattatcatttttatatttttcatttttttccacTCGAAAAAGTACTATGCTTCCTTCAGAACTCCCCAAAGCTAAGATATTGCATTCATAGTTTAATCCATAGcatgatatattaaatggaGAAGAAAAGTTTGGCCATATTACTGATCCTAGTTTTAAATCTTCATTCATTcttatttcatatttttatattaaaattccaaaaaaaaaaaatatatatatatatatatttgtatccCTATACATAAAGATAACAAACTTTTTAATTGGATATACTATGTGACAATTTTActaaattaaaaagaataaataaaatctataaataaaattatgttatatttaataatacttCCAAAACTATATTTCATatctttttataataattatattttcataaagtTCATACAGTTTGATCATGTATTCCctttaattcattattatttttgtaatttatttttatctttttcaaaatttattctttgtgtattatcatttttatattttttctaatatcAATCTACTAATAAGTGCCactaaatttttatcaaaatttttagtGATTtgtgataattttttttttcttttttaattttaaaaaatatttttacctttttctctataattaaattattattttaaacaaattttcattttattgttttttttacgatgtatatatatatatctttacATTTCCCACCGAAATAATCCAGCTCCACATTTTATATCTCAAATTTCCTACTTTAATATCTGTGAgaaattgttatatatatatatacatttattttatgctcctatttatgaattattatatgtatacataaataCACATCAATGctatgaataaatatttgtgcATTCTTTGTTTATGTTCATTTTATCTAAGGAATACAAAACTAAAACCATGACGCCCAATCTTATTTTATCTAttattcattaaaaatataaactcttatattcatattttatctttatacaaattgtaaaatatatataaaatagaacaaatttatttagaattaataataacCAAATACACACACCAATAGTAAACTCTTAGTtacttattattttcaaacttctctaaataaataattcgaATTAATACCTATGAAGTGCTAAACcagtatgtatataaacaCATAAAGATGCCCCATAAAGTGTATATTCTACATTtatcaaattaaaataaaaaaacaaaaaacatAGTCTATATGTTGTTAAGTCTTTCCCCTCGATAACTGCAAAAGGCCATATGctcactttttttatatttcaacTTAAAATGaggtgaaaaaaaaaaaaacgaatgaaatatactttttcattaaatatCTTGGTTGTCTTTACCCATaacacatatatgtatatactatttttaatattccgatttatggaaataattttaattttattgtttcTAAAAGCACATTGAGgttttcattattaaaaaaaaaaaattaaatgaaaatacgaacaaaataaaacataaacCAACAAATACATAAACACTGAAGCCGCTtcttaaatttaaataaattcaaGAAGGGTAGAGATGGAATGaaaagtaataaataaattgtacattaaattatttaacttgaaataaaatattatgaaatgtcaaacaaattattaaaaaaaataaataaagaaaacacgtatatatatacggatatattaatataccCATATTCATAGACACGcggttatatatatatatatatatagcatATTATCATTCCATCGACATACTTTCATTTAATAacagataaaaaaaataatgaatatgcattatatacatattaaaataaacttCTACGATatatgcttttttttttcttttttttccatgtcatatatttaaatatgatttgtattttatatatacgtAACAtggggaaaaaaaaaacaaaaaacaaaaaagaaaaaaaaaggcaataaacattttattttaaaaaatataaacaatatatatactatttttaaaatcaaaataaaaatatttcattaaaataagTGAtggtatataatataaaaaaatataaaataaaacaaatttttatatataaatatttaagaaCAAAATAGACACATTCGATGATTGAgtcattatatatagaaaatacaCATTGcgtatattattaaaatcgtttctcaaattaataatttattttctataattttttttttctccatatttttaattatttgcaaatttatatttcctaACATAGCTTTACTATATACAGACATTGATTaaattcgtttttttttttttttcttttttttttatcaaagcTGTAATTAATTTGGCtagatttttttattcatcattatattattcttaaacttaaacaaaaaataaaataaactatAATGTAAATCATTCTTTCCagtttttttcttataaaaACTATTTTCGGGGTTCTTAAATTATAAGTTATTTCAATAAATAACTAAAATCTGGggcaaatattttatttaatttttttattaaaaaaaacatggGAAAAGCCCATTTTTAATCATTGCTAATATTTTCCTTCATATCATTAATTTCATCTTTTCCCGTTCCCCGAAAATAAGTATCACTTTTATTAGTTTCTTCATTTCCACCGTCTTGCACCGAATATCCcaatttgttattttttctcattttcTCTAATTCGGTTGTATTAGCTTCTTTTTCatgtttataatttgtgCTGTCATCTTGCATTATATTTGGATcctttttatcattatttttttcagattttttttttttttctttattattatcataattttttaaccagttaaatttgttaaatatataacttttaaccgatttttgtttttctgaatttttacat contains the following coding sequences:
- a CDS encoding WD repeat-containing protein, putative yields the protein MNEDLKLGSVIWPNFSSPFNISCYGLNYECNILALGSSEGSIVLFRVEKNEKYKNDNNNGVDIASNESVNKISSNSFEKMNSNKCDYNMERDGVKREKEYKEFRIKKNEINENQKINSDSNCEEIKKSSNSNSFNNFNKRIENDENDKSYTYYKEENKRINNRIKLIPYNILLNNKNNGCNNSVTQLCFGLSCSYLIQCISKEILISLYVDNTIALWSLDEGRCFKILKNYNFYIYNMKVLQDRRFILLSGYKDLLVIDLWANKDKEIVARLSIENKECNEEASKSNELSDVEDSNDTHYDIANSDVNCKMFSSSSDSLESNNFLRNNCKENNERYSEVINGVYEEKSVKYASPSLVNNKNERDRYSKHNYYYNSQFLNYKLYSAKKKPKNNNKNSNLKICCISAGLVPYLKKENQRSLIQCMKLLKRKFFNIYEKRERNNLNCGNVEGNDNNNNNIQEEELDEEYIKLREKETYKNLNDLFYCPILISAWLNNGDIICWDLTDLLNFYKNKTRFVIRTDKTEIEMYNEIIEDIAENCIYDELIKNKINIPNDINLKSQDKHLKNTDIYEKIDGVYHVNPIFISNLPSSKSDLEISGNCNSSQIGIIDNYIIILQKNRLIIYERKNANSPFVPLMDLFCPDFDQSCKRRTQNGHWVGMQVLRKPIWRFSSGAPQSNSSKIRSFNVMQNMSKNICGCIIAWTTEGNFYCYTLPLKFSSMFLSFQSNIKSFFLMKVEKNLLGSFKSPGPILFYRNKYRTSKKDADTYENNFSNSSCMFSQIRQNNNNEHTNTAHLNNDYNNNEEKTSNKYSRIYNAHTSSYSYSNINKNSLNENSNLCEIEKNTCSIESTKLENSNSYNEDTNISKLKNNSNYRKNVKSKNKSSIWRDDVFFLFVNKSKLNRIIVYEYLFGIWYKTNKIDSIWLLGNKQKNNVLENNERGYKYDVIKRQIETAKDYNINIEKRDIEEINNNDIYNRKENVEYNENKNKEIITYAFCENNLNLYVIISYRESRVVCVLINCYKYVENKKIIYDLYIPDILYKKKKFITALHVENNYIIGGTNSGDILIWNVFNFSLVKFIKNCHFSYICSIYKVITDNFLKKNNVNILPEKEETSFVLTCDASNYMILINLSKIDYNNDHNNFFCKNDECNVILSSEDNMDSVSFLKKEKERLKKKLMKRKRSKSFELNICNKADRVYFRRTSNNQINYKNKKKRKSNAQINYVNSGFKRPSWINPENKYKLINILNFKNALKNYQIKNNNSYIYNMSLLKAKKYIINLRKKTWEKRYEMERKLKIMTHVCFHCCFKKLEKKNEINFKLINNVYINNYSSLLYISLVNNYVYIYNYKNGNFLRYLYDSQYSQISNIPFEHVYTRLGINISSIQLLNKIKIKKNETSHLQGFNTESEIIFDDVSDKASSCSSSLITSSHSLESLHHFLSSDGMEINRDNYTNTNDSCLSDKDGIYNKWVQFEKNKLNKIEAKEIKNKKMCYNNLNNIIRGKKKKKSYLLVKSQIPIISHILFRDNHLSKKALPLGRLLYHYFLPEKCTKLCKELFFFLIDFPSLPFSMCIQGKESTYSIIIPKYTQLFHFSKMYPLKLRQGKFRKKRNTENSEERENEDIINYRTNKKEMYKFLSAEKRKQKKKKKFFYDSLNIDYNDIYNKQFKNKYILNDSLRKKYIYFGLKLGTKQNENKHKVSALMHKWKYFYDDREENWNDENNRDILKKYKINKDSNLYPIKVNDKWGLPNSSNSLYKEIEINCEKKTDKNYNRKNNNLYILQYNCSNNRNIERNKNVDIHKHRQWMRDYIDDEIGGWYSCDSSSSKSSIYLYIPQNKNNKYIGKKVRSSIKRVSDIDKRINISNKCSEIKGSKYNEEEDNEKKLMSPINIFSKRENNKIKKKKNRDISYFFNDNSVEICCESLYVNTLYFCFILRFISFWFKMCRDKYNDNILINLKKYIIYNLPNNNKINLFLLSYISMYPYDKTIRIQLQKFMFILIQNMKNECLDKYSKLATEILRINNKKKRIIKKNNESISLYDTTGTYIIQIIIPRIGSHYLYPYVYADEICLTLLLLLLVVKSIYLRNSKIFYSNANMATLIIHHICYYIFVDTQDLIENTYNKFNKFKLFHFIHLLSLSFSITWDFVLLIQKGIFTNNMKNVTYTNFSINIKDDDFICNEQIINENFYKNLKNYYILVNTLGNESLHHSSSEINLKNCMEDYIMKSDNDNNNNMNEQNYEKQNLELSSYENAISEENSELKTVVCKTSGSGEDGEIIVNNMENEGNNDNINKFKFMEDQKKKIYAELCNINKIFSNKKCPFNENNYISICHFILNIFELYTLSLNNISFLKILINIGRIEPFLFLKTLQYISNNLQKRVLYINKILFLLIILIKNYKWIFNYYMNIIIDILLISLDPSNNVRMLCLKLSTSLIYTLVKNFSICAFNKFTQRLAVANNSNKCIYLYDLKNAKKLKIFQGHTKSVNCINFNSTGTCLASYSKLDFSFKIWNCSNAGLFSGFLKVQSKCSRDIQLSKIKLSYLFLSDNFINITYKKKNEWVLRREDNATYLIYT